One Babesia bovis T2Bo chromosome 4 map unlocalized Chr4_1, whole genome shotgun sequence genomic window carries:
- a CDS encoding ATP binding protein family protein: MRYAQIVVGPAGSGKTTYCKALQEYLSACRRRCHIINLDPATEEDVHFEDAEGTQKVGSSKEEYSTFDTDIRDFVDIGTVIEEDELGPNAALVKSAEMLTDNIEWLAEQIEETYSDESYLLFDTPGQVELFVHLSYVKSISQLLYRLNINAVAVFLLDVSFMADPTKLIAGSMAGLAAMANLQLPHINVLTKCDLLYDAVSDGQFKLRPFLDITSSTFGLSASDLAFQRDLFKNPSKSNASDDEGGYSSYDSDPGFDDEPTVDYDTLCGFINRGPDDLLNSLDSHLPPKYKRLNSAFASLLEDYNLISFVPLNINDEGSLEQLVVATDICLQYGEDAEPRANFDMNAE; this comes from the exons ATGCGTTATGCTCAAATAGTAGTTGGTCCTGCCGGCAGCGGTAAAACGACGTATTGTAAAGCGTTGCAGGAATACTTGTCGGCCTGCCGTCGCCGTTGTCATATCATTAACCTAGATCCGGCTACTGAAGAGGATGTGCACTTTGAGGATGCTGAAGGCACGCAGAAGGTTGGTTCCTCTAAGGAAG AATACAGTACATTCGACACAGACATCCGTGACTTTGTAGACATTGGTACCGTTATAGAGGAAGATGAGCTGGGTCCCAATGCAGCGCTCGTTAAGAGTGCTGAGATGCTCACTGATAATATAGAATGGCTTGCTGAACAGATCGAGGAGACGTATAGTGACGAGTCATACTTGCTATTCGATACTCCTGGGCAAGTAGAATTATTTGTCCACCTTTCTTATGTGAAGAGTATATCGCAACTATTATATAGGCTCAACATAAATGCTGTTGCTGTGTTTCTATTAGACGTCAGCTTCATGGCTGACCCAACTAAATTGATAGCTGGGTCCATGGCTGGTCTTGCCGCTATGGCGAATCTGCAGCTTCCACATATCAATGTGCTCACTAAGTGTGACCTGTTGTATGATGCGGTTTCTGACGGTCAATTCAAGTTGAGGCCTTTCCTTGACATCACGAGTAGCACCTTTGGTCTGTCTGCCAGTGACCTTGCTTTCCAGAGAGACTTGTTCAAGAATCCTTCCAAGTCCAATGCATCTGATGACGAGGGTGGCTATTCTTCTTACGATTCTGATCCTGGGTTTGACGACGAGCCGACAGTAGACTATGATACTCTCTGTGGTTTTATTAACCGCGGCCCTGATGATCTTCTGAACTCGTTGGACAGCCACTTGCCACCGAAGTACAAGCGTCTTAACTCGGCGTTCGCATCACTTCTGGAAGATTATAATTTGATTAGCTTCGTACCTCTAAACATCAATGACGAGGGATCTCTAGAGCAGCTGGTTGTGGCAACGGATATTTGCTTGCAATACGGCGAGGACGCCGAACCCAGGGCTAACTTTGATATGAATGCTGAATAG